The following coding sequences are from one Gimesia chilikensis window:
- a CDS encoding MFS transporter: MELQNKATRINLFNFSTPQMRAFHMSWFAFFLCFFAWFGIAPLMNIVREEMSLTKEQIGWCIIGSVAITVIARLFIGWLCDQIGPRLAYTWLLVLGAIPVMGIGFAHDYTTFLIFRIAIGAIGAAFVITQYHTSLMFAPNCVGTANATTAGWGNLGGGVTQMVMPLIFGLFVGILGFSDSIGWRASMFLAGLVCALTGIAYYFLTQDAPDGNFKELREAGKMPQKAQQKGQFLNVCKDHRVWALFVIYGACFGIELTINNVAALYFLDYFNYFKSMDTTKAVKMAGLFAGMFGLMNIFARTLGGIFGDRFGQKWGLSGRVKWLFIAVFCEGIALMIFSQMSVLAMALPSLIVFSLFVQMSEGATYSVVPFINKKALGAVSGIVGAGGNAGAVTAGFLFKTQAINWPTALFILGAIVTCCAFLTFLVRFSEEMEEEARLAHESALAPQPVEQELAPSMGQ; encoded by the coding sequence ATGGAACTTCAAAACAAAGCAACCCGGATCAACCTGTTTAACTTCTCAACGCCCCAGATGCGGGCATTTCATATGTCCTGGTTTGCTTTCTTTTTGTGTTTCTTTGCCTGGTTCGGCATCGCACCGTTGATGAATATTGTCCGCGAGGAAATGAGTCTGACCAAGGAGCAGATTGGCTGGTGCATTATCGGCTCGGTTGCGATTACCGTGATCGCACGACTGTTTATCGGCTGGCTCTGTGATCAGATTGGCCCCCGCCTGGCTTATACCTGGCTGCTGGTTCTGGGAGCCATTCCGGTGATGGGGATCGGCTTCGCACATGATTATACCACGTTCCTGATCTTTCGGATCGCCATTGGGGCGATCGGGGCCGCTTTTGTGATCACGCAGTATCACACCTCTTTAATGTTCGCACCGAACTGTGTGGGAACCGCGAATGCGACCACCGCCGGCTGGGGAAACCTGGGAGGTGGTGTGACTCAGATGGTGATGCCACTGATTTTCGGACTGTTCGTCGGCATTCTCGGGTTCAGCGATTCGATCGGCTGGCGCGCATCGATGTTTCTCGCCGGCCTGGTGTGTGCCTTGACTGGAATCGCCTATTACTTTCTGACCCAGGATGCTCCTGACGGGAACTTCAAAGAACTCCGGGAAGCAGGCAAGATGCCTCAGAAAGCTCAGCAGAAAGGGCAATTTCTGAATGTCTGTAAAGACCATCGCGTCTGGGCGCTGTTCGTGATTTATGGTGCCTGTTTCGGAATCGAACTGACCATCAACAATGTGGCAGCCCTCTACTTTCTCGATTACTTCAACTACTTCAAAAGCATGGATACGACCAAGGCTGTGAAAATGGCCGGTCTCTTTGCGGGGATGTTCGGACTGATGAATATCTTCGCTCGAACCCTGGGGGGAATATTCGGTGACCGCTTCGGACAGAAGTGGGGACTCAGCGGCCGTGTCAAATGGCTGTTTATCGCCGTCTTCTGTGAAGGCATCGCTCTGATGATCTTCTCACAGATGAGTGTTCTCGCCATGGCACTGCCATCACTGATCGTCTTCAGCCTGTTTGTACAGATGTCAGAAGGGGCAACTTACTCAGTTGTACCGTTCATCAACAAAAAAGCGCTGGGAGCCGTCTCAGGTATCGTCGGCGCCGGTGGAAACGCCGGGGCAGTCACAGCAGGTTTCCTGTTTAAAACCCAGGCCATCAACTGGCCAACCGCTCTGTTCATTCTGGGAGCGATCGTTACCTGTTGTGCTTTTCTGACCTTCCTTGTGCGGTTCAGTGAGGAAATGGAAGAAGAAGCCCGCCTGGCGCATGAATCAGCGCTCGCCCCTCAACCGGTCGAACAGGAACTCGCCCCTTCCATGGGACAATAA